One segment of Streptomyces bathyalis DNA contains the following:
- a CDS encoding FHA domain-containing protein encodes MGHGVPELVLELNGRTWTLEPSRPYRVGRDPQGDVVIDDARVSWRHATIRWGGHSWVIEDQGSTNGSYVQGQRIQQTELRPGMTVRLGNATDGPKLDLSGGGAAQAPGGDVQGARTPAPEPQRQGGGHPQASPAGAMQAPPQQHQQAQQPQQQPQAWQQQPQPHQPPQQQPQQNPGWQQPPAQQQPFQHQQAAVPQQGYQGQQPMHPHPQQGRIPQQGAPRQSPPPSGQGGDRSPTTFHQLSLGRVMRIGRALENELVVSDLQVSRHHAEFRASPDGRFEIHDLGSHNGTYVNGQPLPKSGSTVITPQDTVGVGHSTFRLVGDRLEEFVDTGEVTFSARHLTVKVDNGKVILDNVTFGVPEKSLVGVIGPSGSGKSTLLRALTGYRPADVGEVLYDGRNLYQHFAELRQRIGLVPQDDILHKELRVRTALRYAARLRFPGDVAEAERNARVEEVLAELKLDVHADKKVTSLSGGQRKRVSVALELLTKPSLIFLDEPTSGLDPGMDRDVMQLLRGLADDGRTVLVVTHSVAELGLCDKLLVMAPGGGVAYFGPPEEALNFFGYGTWADVFSAFENYRDYDWMGRWHGSQHYQMYAADLDSVTPQQASQVHAPPARTQKPQSWGSQFWTLVRRYVSVIASDKGFLALTVILPVVLGGVSTLIPSDFGLGYGPLKNGRTNRDASTIMLIIAVGMCFSGAANSVRELIKERVIYERERATGLSRSAYLMSKVLVLGIVTALQGVIISAIGFAPRELPAEGVIGENLPALEMTLAVITLGFTSMMFGLIISSLVKTAEKTMPLLVMFAIVQVVFTGVLFQLFDTPGVGQFSWLMPSRWAVAAMGATADMNTLLPWEKGNPDPLWEHTAGTYVLDMAVLLGLGIALVFVVARLLRRHEPEVMRK; translated from the coding sequence GTGGGGCATGGAGTGCCGGAACTCGTACTGGAATTGAACGGCAGGACCTGGACGCTCGAACCGTCCAGACCGTATCGCGTGGGGCGCGATCCGCAGGGGGACGTGGTGATCGACGACGCCAGGGTCTCCTGGCGGCACGCCACCATCAGATGGGGCGGTCACAGCTGGGTCATCGAGGACCAGGGGAGCACCAACGGCTCGTACGTACAAGGGCAGCGCATCCAGCAGACGGAGCTCCGCCCCGGCATGACCGTACGTCTGGGCAACGCCACCGACGGACCGAAGCTCGACCTCTCGGGAGGCGGAGCGGCGCAGGCTCCCGGCGGTGACGTCCAGGGAGCGCGGACGCCAGCGCCGGAGCCGCAGCGGCAGGGAGGCGGGCACCCCCAAGCATCGCCGGCCGGTGCCATGCAGGCACCACCTCAGCAGCACCAGCAGGCGCAGCAGCCCCAGCAGCAACCGCAGGCCTGGCAGCAGCAGCCACAGCCGCACCAGCCACCACAGCAACAGCCGCAGCAGAACCCGGGCTGGCAGCAGCCGCCCGCCCAGCAGCAGCCGTTCCAGCACCAGCAGGCCGCAGTGCCGCAGCAGGGCTACCAGGGCCAGCAGCCGATGCACCCCCACCCGCAGCAGGGACGCATACCGCAGCAGGGCGCACCCCGCCAGAGCCCGCCCCCCTCGGGGCAGGGCGGCGACCGCAGCCCCACCACCTTCCACCAGCTCTCCCTCGGCAGGGTGATGCGGATCGGCCGTGCCCTGGAGAACGAACTGGTCGTCTCCGACCTCCAGGTCTCCCGGCACCACGCCGAGTTCCGCGCCTCGCCCGACGGCCGCTTCGAGATCCACGACCTGGGCTCGCACAACGGCACGTACGTCAACGGCCAGCCACTGCCCAAGTCGGGCTCCACGGTGATCACTCCGCAGGACACCGTGGGCGTCGGCCACTCCACCTTCCGGCTGGTCGGCGACCGGCTCGAGGAGTTTGTGGACACCGGAGAGGTCACCTTCTCCGCCCGCCACCTCACCGTGAAGGTCGACAACGGGAAGGTGATCCTCGACAACGTCACCTTCGGCGTCCCCGAGAAGTCGCTCGTCGGCGTCATCGGCCCGTCCGGCTCCGGCAAGTCGACGCTGTTGCGCGCGCTGACCGGCTACCGCCCGGCCGACGTCGGCGAGGTCCTCTACGACGGCCGGAACCTCTACCAGCACTTCGCCGAGCTGCGACAGCGCATCGGCCTCGTGCCGCAGGACGACATCCTGCACAAGGAGCTGAGGGTCCGCACGGCGCTGCGCTACGCGGCCCGGCTGCGCTTCCCCGGCGACGTCGCGGAGGCCGAGCGCAACGCCCGCGTCGAGGAGGTGCTCGCCGAGCTGAAGCTCGACGTGCACGCGGACAAGAAGGTCACCTCGCTCTCCGGCGGCCAGCGCAAGCGCGTCTCCGTCGCCCTGGAACTGCTGACCAAGCCGTCGCTGATCTTCCTGGACGAACCCACCTCGGGGCTCGACCCGGGCATGGACCGCGACGTGATGCAGCTGCTGCGCGGCCTCGCCGATGACGGCCGCACGGTGCTCGTCGTCACCCACTCCGTGGCCGAACTGGGCCTGTGCGACAAGCTGCTGGTGATGGCCCCCGGTGGAGGCGTCGCCTACTTCGGGCCTCCCGAGGAGGCGCTGAACTTCTTCGGGTACGGCACGTGGGCGGACGTCTTCTCGGCGTTCGAGAACTACCGCGACTACGACTGGATGGGCCGCTGGCACGGCTCGCAGCACTACCAGATGTACGCGGCGGACCTCGACTCCGTCACCCCGCAGCAAGCCTCGCAGGTGCATGCGCCGCCGGCCCGGACGCAGAAACCCCAGAGCTGGGGCTCGCAGTTCTGGACGCTGGTGCGCCGCTACGTGTCGGTCATCGCCTCCGACAAGGGCTTCCTCGCGCTCACGGTGATCCTGCCCGTCGTCCTCGGCGGGGTCAGCACGCTGATCCCCAGCGACTTCGGCCTGGGTTACGGCCCGTTGAAGAACGGCCGGACGAACCGCGACGCCAGCACGATCATGCTCATCATCGCTGTCGGAATGTGCTTCTCCGGCGCCGCCAACTCCGTACGTGAGCTGATCAAGGAACGCGTCATCTACGAGCGCGAACGGGCAACCGGCCTCTCGCGGTCCGCGTATCTGATGAGCAAGGTCCTCGTGCTCGGGATCGTCACGGCCCTGCAGGGCGTGATCATCTCCGCCATCGGGTTCGCCCCGCGCGAGCTGCCCGCCGAAGGCGTCATCGGGGAGAACCTCCCCGCCCTCGAGATGACCCTCGCCGTGATCACTCTCGGCTTCACCTCGATGATGTTCGGCCTGATCATCTCCTCGCTGGTGAAGACGGCCGAGAAGACCATGCCGCTCCTGGTCATGTTCGCCATCGTCCAGGTGGTCTTCACCGGCGTGCTCTTCCAGCTCTTCGACACCCCGGGCGTGGGCCAGTTCTCCTGGCTGATGCCTTCGCGATGGGCCGTGGCCGCGATGGGC